The Lutibacter profundi region GAATCTAAAGGTGACGGAAATGATGACAAAAATAACGGTACTAGAGCCATAAACCATGATGCTAGTAGAAGTAATAACACAAACTCTATTACTGCTCCTGAATCTAAAGGTGATGGAAATGATGACAAAAATAATGGTACTAGAGCCATAAACCATGATGCTAGTAGAAATAACAACACAAACTCTATTGTGGCTCCTGAATCTAAAGGTGACGGAAATGGTAATAGCACAACTAAAAGAGGGAAAAGAAAAGCAAAAAAAGAATGCTTAGAAAATGGAGGCTCTTTTTGGGAAAGCAGTGATGGATCTTACCATTGTATGATGAAATTATCTACATCTAAACAAGAAGGAAATACAACCAATGAACTATTTAGAAGCAAAAAAAGAAAATGCTTTAAAGCTGGCGGACAATGGGTTACAAATCCTCACGGTTCGTTTTGTTGGAATCCTTCTCAACAAACTGCTAAAGTTGAAGTAAATACTGGAGATAACACTAACTCCTTGTTAAGAGGTATTAAAAAAGAAAAAAATAAACTAGACGAAGATAGTGATGGTGATGGATTATCAGTTGGTTTAGAAATATCAGATAATGCAGATAACGATTGTGACGATAGGGATAGTTCTTCTTTAAAAAGAATGAATAAAGCAGAATTAATTGATGCGATGGCTAAAGATGCTAATTTATCTAAAGCGGATGCCAAAAGAGCACTTGAAGCTTTAACAGCTAACTTATCAAAGTCCTTAAAAAAGGGTAACTCGGTACAATTAATTGGTTTTGGGAATTCTATCTCAGCAAGAGCTGCTAGAACTGGTAGAAATCCTCAAACTGGAGCAACAATTAAAATTGCTGATTATAAAAATCCTAAAAGGATAAATAATTCTCAAGATACTCAAGTTAATAGTGGTAAAACCCAAATGAATAAAGGCGAATTAGTGGATGCTATTGCAAAAGATGCTAATTTATCTAAAGCCGATGCAAAGAAAGCTTTAAATGCTTTCGAGTCTATAGTATCTAAAAAATTAAATACTGGAAAATGTATAAAATTAATTGTACCCGTTGCAATAAATAAAAGAATTAAAGAAGGGGGTAAAACAATTGGTGCTAGTCAAGGAAACAATCTGAACGAAGATGAAGAATTAAACCTAAAACGAAAGCGCCCAGGAAGAACGAAATATTCAAATATTACCTTAAAAAGAAATCAAGTTAAGGATGGTGAAAGCAACGGTACTAGAGCCATAAACCATGATGCAAGTAGAAGTAATAACACAAATTCTATTACTGCTCCTGAATCTAAAGGTGATGGAAATGATAACAAAAATAACGGTACTAGAGCCATAAACCATGATGCAAGTAGAAGTAATAACACAAACTCTATTACTGCTCCTGAATCTAAAGGTGATGGAAATGATGACAAAAATAATGGTACTAGAGCCATAAACCATGATGCTAGTAGAAATAACAACACAAACTCTATTGTGGCTCCTGAATCTAAAGGTGACGGAAATGGTAATAGCACAACTAAAAGAGGTAAAAGAAAAGCAAAAAAAGAATGCTTAGAAAATGGAGGCTCTTTTTGGGAAAGCAGTGATGGATCATACCATTGTATGATGAAATTATCTACATCTAAACAAGAAGGAAATACAACCAATGAACTATTTAGAAGCAAAAAAAGAAAATGCTTTAAGGCTGGTGGAAAATGGGTTACAAATTCTCACGGTTCGTTTTGTTGGAATCCTTCTCAACAAACTGCTAAAGTTGAAGTAAATACTGGAGATAACATTAATTTGCCATTAAGACGTTATGCAACAGAACGCAAAAAAAAGTTTAAAACTAAAGTACCAAGAAAAAATCAACATTCAAATAATAATCTTTCTGGTTACACTACAGAATCAACCATGATATTTGTTAAAGTAGATGAAACTTCTTTAAGGCAGTCTAATACTAAAATTCATAAAGACAATTCTGTTCAAGATAATGACAAAAGAATGTCAAAAAGAACTTTACGAGCTAGAAATGGATACAGAGAAAGAGTACAAGCACGAACACTTAGAACTGCTGATAAAAGATATCGTGATGAAAGAGTGAAAGCACGAACACTTAGAACTAGTGACAAGAGATACAGAGCTAAACGTGATGAAAGAGTAAAAGCACGAACACTTAGAACTAGAGACAAAAGATATAGTAATAAACGTGATGAAAGAGTACAAGCACGAACACTAAGAACTGCTGATAAAAGATATAGAGAGAGAATTAGAGATAATAACGTACGAGATAAAAAAAATACAATTCAGAATAAAAAACCTATAAAAATTACAACAAAAGAAAATAACAAGGTAATTCCTTCAAATGATTTAGATACTCGATATTTAAAGGTTCAAAATTATCAAACTATTCAAATTTCAAAAAGTAAATTTCAATTAACTGCACCACTTTTAATTAGCAAAAATCAAACTGACCTTATAAGTTATAATTGGACTGTTAAAAATAAAACCCAAAATAAAGTAGCTAAATTTACCGGGGAAACCATTCATTATAATTTTGATGTTAGTGGTACTTATGAAATTGAAATAACCCCTGTGGTTAACCATAAAAATTTGAATTCATACCATATCAGTATTATTTGCAATTAATAAATAATATTTTTATGAAATTAAAATTAAGTATTACACTACTTATTTTATTCACTTCTTGGGTTTGTTATGGTCAAATTTCAAACCCAAGACATCCCGCAGAATGGGAAGAAATAAGCAGTGTTATTATGGAATTTCGCTACTTTAAAAAACCAAACGAAAGTTGGGATAAAGCTTTAGATCCTTTTATAAAAACAGCAAAAGCATGTATTGAAGAGAAAATAAATTTTTATATTATAAAACCAACTGAAAATAGCAAGTATTCTCATCAAATGGATTTAGATTCCATTTTTAAAAATAAAAATATTAGCTCACCTTTTGTGCATATTATTTCGAAAGATACTATCTCAGGTTCTTATCCTTGGACAAGAGACCATGGTATGAATTTTGTTTATAA contains the following coding sequences:
- a CDS encoding HU family DNA-binding protein, producing MNKGELVDAIAKDANLSKADAKKALNAFESIVSKKLNTGKCIKLIVPVAINKRIKEGGKTIGASQGNNLNEDEELNLKRKRPGRTKYSNITLKRNQVKDGESNGTRAINHDASRSNNTNSITAPESKGDGNDNKNNGTRAINHDASRSNNTNSITAPESKGDGNDDKNNGTRAINHDASRNNNTNSIVAPESKGDGNGNSTTKRGKRKAKKECLENGGSFWESSDGSYHCMMKLSTSKQEGNTTNELFRSKKRKCFKAGGKWVTNSHGSFCWNPSQQTAKVEVNTGDNINLPLRRYATERKKKFKTKVPRKNQHSNNNLSGYTTESTMIFVKVDETSLRQSNTKIHKDNSVQDNDKRMSKRTLRARNGYRERVQARTLRTADKRYRDERVKARTLRTSDKRYRAKRDERVKARTLRTRDKRYSNKRDERVQARTLRTADKRYRERIRDNNVRDKKNTIQNKKPIKITTKENNKVIPSNDLDTRYLKVQNYQTIQISKSKFQLTAPLLISKNQTDLISYNWTVKNKTQNKVAKFTGETIHYNFDVSGTYEIEITPVVNHKNLNSYHISIICN